From one Acidobacteriota bacterium genomic stretch:
- a CDS encoding isoaspartyl peptidase/L-asparaginase: MIRAALAALGFALAACTTVVEAPVAETTDWRLVIHGGAGVILRADMTPEREAAYEAALQEAMEAGADVLRGGGEAIDAVQAAVLVMEDDPLFNAGYGAVFTADARHELDAAIMDGRDRNAGSVAGVTRVKNPILAARAVMDQSEHVMFAAGGADAFAEAQGLEMVDNTYFDTDWRREALQRVLDERMRTAADRHGTVGAVAIDVNGNLAAATTTGGMTAKAAGRVGDTPLIGAATYAENGVCAVSATGHGEYFIRVGVAKTICDRVKLLGEPVDAAAQVALDEVAALGGDGGVIVIGGDGVPAFVFNSAGMYRGQIDASGAKVAIYGDE, from the coding sequence GTGATCCGCGCCGCGCTGGCCGCGCTCGGCTTCGCGCTTGCGGCGTGTACGACAGTAGTGGAGGCCCCGGTGGCGGAAACGACGGACTGGCGGCTGGTGATCCATGGCGGCGCCGGCGTGATCCTGCGCGCGGACATGACGCCGGAACGCGAAGCGGCTTACGAGGCGGCGTTGCAGGAGGCGATGGAAGCGGGCGCCGACGTGCTGCGCGGCGGCGGCGAAGCGATCGACGCCGTGCAGGCGGCGGTGCTGGTGATGGAAGACGATCCGCTGTTCAATGCCGGCTATGGGGCGGTGTTCACAGCCGATGCCCGCCACGAACTGGACGCCGCGATCATGGACGGGCGCGATCGCAATGCCGGTTCGGTGGCCGGCGTGACGCGCGTGAAGAATCCGATCCTCGCGGCGCGGGCGGTGATGGACCAGTCCGAACACGTCATGTTTGCCGCCGGCGGCGCCGATGCGTTTGCGGAGGCGCAAGGGCTGGAGATGGTCGACAACACCTACTTCGACACCGACTGGCGCCGCGAAGCCTTGCAGCGCGTGCTCGACGAGCGCATGCGCACGGCAGCCGACCGGCACGGCACGGTTGGCGCGGTGGCAATCGATGTGAACGGCAACCTTGCGGCGGCAACCACGACCGGCGGGATGACGGCGAAAGCCGCCGGCCGCGTGGGCGACACGCCGCTGATCGGCGCGGCGACGTATGCCGAGAACGGCGTGTGTGCGGTGTCGGCGACCGGGCATGGCGAGTATTTCATCCGGGTCGGCGTCGCCAAGACGATCTGCGACCGGGTAAAACTGCTGGGCGAGCCCGTGGACGCGGCGGCGCAGGTGGCGCTGGACGAGGTGGCCGCCCTCGGCGGCGATGGCGGCGTGATCGTCATTGGCGGCGACGGTGTGCCCGCGTTCGTGTTCAATTCTGCGGGCATGTACCGCGGC
- a CDS encoding valine--tRNA ligase encodes MLDQRFDPTEAEPRLYKAWEEAGCFHPSGDTSAQAYSIVIPPPNVTGSLHMGHALNNTLQDVLVRFERMRGKNVLWQPGTDHAGIATQMVVERQLAAGGSNESRASLGREAFVERVWKWKAESGGTIVGQLKRLGASCDWSRERFTLDEGLSKAVTKVFVDLYNKGLIYRDKRLVNWDPHFQTAISDLEVETKEVAGHYWHLRYPLADGVTYEHPVKDEDGNVTMETRNYIVVATSRPETMLGDTGVAVHPDDERYKGLVGKFVQLPIVGRKVAIVADEYANPEKGSGAVKITPAHDFNDFQVGERAGLAKLNILSAVAAIVDDAEADAAGIPASYRGLDRFKAREKVVADFEAAELLDHIENVKIEQPFGDRSNVVIEPWMTDQWYVDAKTLAQPAIAAVREGKTRFVPENWEKTYYNWMENIQPWCISRQLWWGHRIPAWYGFETSGDLFIENQLKLFVAEDEAEALRMAMTVYPGHVFVADSKQQAKEQTFTFDRTEKERVFAIWRDEDVLDTWFSSGLWPFSTQGWPEKTKDLETFYPTSTLVTAFDIIFFWVARMMMMGIEFTGQTPFKDVYIHALVLDEKGQKMSKSKGNVIDPLELINEFGADALRFTMGRMAGQGRNIRLSKQAVEGNRNFSTKLWNAARFAEMNECGAPGDYDPCAAERPVNQWILGELADCVAEVTKGLEDYRFNDAAGALYKFIWNTLCDWYLELIKPLLAGMDDAAKAETRAVCGFVLDESLKLLHPFMPFVTEELWDRRAPGRADDKGYLMLQSWPAATGFGHADASAEIEWLIEMITEIRSLRNDLGVPAGAKVPLTLVNPSAEDVERLTRNDDVLRRMARLDETATADALPAGSVSTLVGSTVAALHIADLIDRDEAQKRLDKEIATLEKDILSTEKKLGNADFVARAPEEIVEENRERLKDWSVRRDKLKAARTALAGIS; translated from the coding sequence ATGCTTGACCAGAGATTTGACCCGACCGAAGCCGAGCCGCGCCTCTACAAGGCCTGGGAGGAAGCGGGCTGCTTCCATCCATCGGGCGACACGAGCGCGCAGGCCTATTCCATCGTGATCCCGCCGCCGAACGTGACCGGCTCGCTGCACATGGGGCACGCCCTGAACAACACGTTGCAGGACGTGCTGGTGCGGTTCGAGCGGATGCGCGGCAAGAACGTGCTGTGGCAGCCGGGCACCGACCATGCGGGCATTGCGACGCAGATGGTGGTGGAGCGCCAGCTGGCGGCCGGCGGCAGCAACGAGAGCCGCGCGAGCCTCGGGCGCGAAGCATTCGTCGAGCGCGTGTGGAAATGGAAAGCCGAGAGCGGCGGCACGATCGTTGGCCAGCTGAAACGGCTGGGCGCGTCGTGCGACTGGAGCCGGGAGCGGTTCACGCTGGACGAAGGCCTGTCGAAAGCGGTCACGAAAGTGTTCGTCGATCTCTACAACAAGGGGCTGATCTACCGCGACAAGCGCCTCGTGAACTGGGATCCGCATTTTCAGACGGCGATTTCGGATCTCGAGGTCGAGACCAAGGAAGTTGCGGGGCATTACTGGCACCTGAGATATCCGTTGGCGGACGGTGTGACCTACGAACATCCGGTCAAGGATGAAGACGGCAATGTCACGATGGAGACGCGCAACTACATCGTCGTTGCGACGTCGCGCCCCGAGACGATGCTGGGCGATACGGGCGTTGCGGTGCATCCGGACGACGAACGCTACAAGGGTCTCGTCGGCAAGTTCGTCCAGCTGCCGATCGTCGGACGCAAGGTGGCGATCGTGGCGGATGAGTACGCCAACCCCGAGAAGGGCTCGGGCGCGGTGAAGATCACGCCGGCGCATGACTTCAACGACTTCCAGGTTGGCGAGCGCGCCGGGCTGGCGAAGCTGAACATCCTCAGCGCGGTGGCGGCAATCGTCGACGACGCCGAAGCCGATGCGGCCGGCATTCCGGCAAGCTATCGCGGCCTCGACCGGTTCAAGGCGCGCGAGAAAGTGGTTGCCGATTTCGAAGCGGCCGAACTGCTGGACCACATCGAGAATGTGAAGATCGAGCAGCCCTTCGGCGACCGCTCGAACGTCGTGATCGAGCCGTGGATGACGGATCAGTGGTATGTCGACGCGAAGACGCTGGCGCAGCCGGCGATTGCCGCGGTGCGCGAGGGCAAGACGCGGTTCGTGCCCGAGAACTGGGAGAAGACGTATTACAACTGGATGGAAAACATCCAGCCGTGGTGCATCTCGCGCCAGCTCTGGTGGGGGCACCGGATTCCGGCCTGGTACGGTTTTGAAACCTCTGGCGACCTATTTATTGAAAACCAACTAAAACTCTTCGTTGCCGAAGACGAAGCGGAAGCGTTGAGAATGGCGATGACGGTCTATCCGGGTCACGTGTTCGTCGCGGATTCTAAGCAGCAAGCGAAAGAGCAAACGTTCACATTTGACCGAACCGAAAAGGAACGAGTGTTCGCAATTTGGCGAGACGAGGACGTGCTCGATACTTGGTTCTCGTCGGGGCTCTGGCCGTTCTCCACGCAAGGCTGGCCGGAGAAGACGAAGGACCTCGAGACCTTCTACCCGACCTCCACGCTGGTGACCGCGTTTGACATCATCTTCTTCTGGGTTGCCCGGATGATGATGATGGGCATCGAGTTTACCGGCCAGACGCCGTTCAAGGACGTCTACATCCATGCCCTCGTGCTCGACGAGAAGGGCCAGAAGATGTCGAAGTCGAAAGGCAACGTCATCGATCCGCTCGAGCTGATCAACGAGTTCGGCGCGGACGCGCTGCGCTTCACGATGGGCCGCATGGCCGGTCAGGGACGTAACATCCGCCTGTCGAAACAGGCTGTGGAAGGCAACCGTAACTTCTCCACCAAGCTTTGGAACGCCGCACGATTCGCCGAGATGAACGAGTGCGGCGCACCGGGCGACTATGATCCGTGTGCGGCCGAACGGCCGGTCAACCAGTGGATCCTCGGTGAACTGGCGGACTGTGTTGCCGAAGTGACCAAGGGGCTGGAAGACTACCGGTTCAATGATGCGGCCGGCGCGCTCTACAAGTTCATCTGGAACACGCTGTGCGACTGGTACCTGGAGCTGATCAAGCCGCTGCTGGCGGGCATGGATGATGCGGCGAAGGCGGAGACGCGCGCGGTGTGCGGGTTCGTGCTGGACGAGTCGCTGAAGCTGCTGCACCCGTTCATGCCGTTCGTGACCGAAGAGCTGTGGGATCGCCGAGCGCCGGGCCGTGCGGATGACAAGGGCTACCTGATGCTGCAATCCTGGCCGGCTGCAACTGGTTTTGGACATGCGGATGCGAGCGCTGAAATCGAATGGCTGATCGAGATGATCACGGAGATCCGTTCGCTGCGCAATGATCTCGGCGTGCCGGCCGGGGCGAAGGTGCCGCTGACGCTGGTCAATCCGTCGGCGGAAGATGTCGAGCGGCTGACGCGCAATGATGACGTGCTGCGGCGCATGGCGCGGCTCGATGAAACGGCGACGGCCGATGCCCTGCCCGCAGGTTCGGTGTCGACGCTCGTGGGGTCGACCGTGGCGGCGCTGCATATTGCAGACCTGATCGACCGCGACGAGGCGCAGAAGCGCCTGGACAAGGAGATCGCGACGCTCGAGAAGGACATCCTCTCAACCGAGAAGAAGCTCGGCAATGCCGACTTCGTGGCACGGGCGCCGGAGGAAATCGTCGAGGAAAACCGTGAGCGGCTGAAGGACTGGTCGGTGCGGCGCGACAAGCTGAAAGCGGCGCGCACGGCGCTGGCGGGTATCTCGTGA
- a CDS encoding DUF2497 domain-containing protein, translating to MANEAHKEPTMEEILASIRKIISDDEPAPARAGGPTVTPLREVSPAPVNDYEDIEDATVGDILDETDQTMFEADDAPEPAPVMTTKLTGPEFTFEEMLGSAREAAGQAVPEPAPAAPAPITRTPPARPTFPASETTMQTSARYAQTVLTDDQTADVAAGALGKLISKMEVRGDNTIEGLIKEMLKPMIKDWLDANLPTIVEEKVEAEVQRIARMAR from the coding sequence ATGGCCAACGAAGCACACAAAGAACCGACGATGGAGGAAATCCTCGCGTCGATCCGCAAGATCATCTCGGACGATGAGCCGGCACCGGCTCGCGCGGGTGGACCGACCGTCACGCCGCTGCGGGAAGTGTCGCCCGCGCCAGTGAACGACTATGAGGACATTGAGGACGCCACGGTTGGCGACATCCTCGACGAGACAGACCAGACGATGTTCGAGGCCGATGATGCCCCGGAACCGGCTCCGGTCATGACCACCAAGCTGACCGGGCCAGAGTTCACCTTCGAGGAAATGCTGGGCAGCGCCCGCGAGGCCGCCGGCCAGGCCGTGCCCGAGCCCGCCCCGGCTGCTCCGGCACCGATCACCCGCACACCGCCTGCACGCCCCACCTTCCCCGCTTCGGAGACGACCATGCAAACGAGCGCCCGCTACGCCCAAACCGTCCTCACGGATGACCAGACCGCAGACGTCGCCGCCGGCGCCCTCGGCAAGCTGATCTCGAAAATGGAGGTCCGCGGTGACAACACCATCGAGGGGCTCATCAAGGAAATGCTGAAACCGATGATCAAGGACTGGCTGGACGCCAACCTGCCGACGATCGTCGAGGAGAAAGTGGAAGCTGAAGTACAGCGCATCGCCCGCATGGCGCGCTAG
- a CDS encoding TolC family outer membrane protein, which produces MRSRKLTLLLGASLSCLAFGAPAQAETLSEAVAAAFGTNPQLEIQKYQTDIARQNLKLARSGALPQVNLTGSGGYEYVDTNSVLNFGTGDRPIAAAQLQAIQPIYTGGRVSAGIRQAEAGIDSADSTFDAARQDLILDVVTAYVDVRRDREAVAIRKNNVEVTSEQVRAAEDRFEVGVVTRTDVAQAQARLEGARAALAGAEATLQGSEAFYEFLTGQAPGDLAAPPPFPVLPPDVESAFAEAEAKNPSIQAAREDLRAAGAGVDIARADGRPQISIVGTAGIQETWGDTSRRDTNVSAVAQGRIPLFTGGAVKAQVNAAKLQREQARRRIDAFETQVRAQVAQAWYGYEAATRAIEASRRQVEAAEIAYEGAKEELAVGVRTTLDVLDQEQQLFEARLALVGAERDAYVAAHQLLRATGGLDTIG; this is translated from the coding sequence ATGCGCTCCCGGAAACTGACCCTTCTTCTTGGCGCGAGCCTGTCTTGCCTCGCCTTTGGTGCCCCGGCACAGGCGGAGACTCTGAGCGAAGCCGTGGCCGCAGCCTTCGGGACCAACCCGCAGCTGGAAATCCAGAAGTATCAGACGGATATCGCCCGCCAGAACCTGAAACTGGCGCGCTCCGGCGCGCTGCCGCAGGTCAACCTGACCGGCAGCGGCGGCTATGAATATGTCGATACCAATTCGGTGCTGAACTTCGGTACGGGCGACCGTCCGATTGCGGCCGCGCAGTTGCAGGCAATCCAGCCGATCTACACGGGCGGGCGCGTGAGCGCCGGGATCCGGCAGGCCGAAGCGGGCATCGACTCCGCCGACAGCACCTTCGATGCGGCGCGCCAGGACCTGATCCTCGATGTGGTGACGGCCTATGTGGACGTGCGCCGGGACCGTGAAGCGGTGGCCATCCGGAAAAACAATGTTGAAGTGACCAGCGAGCAGGTGCGCGCGGCCGAAGACCGGTTCGAGGTCGGCGTGGTGACGCGCACGGACGTGGCGCAGGCGCAGGCGCGGCTGGAAGGCGCCCGCGCGGCACTGGCCGGCGCAGAGGCGACGCTGCAAGGCAGCGAAGCATTCTATGAATTCCTGACCGGTCAGGCGCCAGGCGACCTGGCGGCCCCGCCGCCCTTCCCCGTGCTGCCGCCGGATGTCGAATCGGCGTTTGCCGAGGCTGAAGCGAAGAATCCCTCGATCCAGGCGGCCCGTGAGGACCTGCGCGCGGCCGGCGCGGGCGTGGACATCGCCCGGGCGGACGGGCGTCCGCAGATCAGCATCGTCGGCACGGCCGGCATCCAGGAGACCTGGGGCGACACGAGCCGCCGCGACACCAACGTGTCCGCCGTGGCGCAGGGCCGCATCCCGCTGTTCACCGGCGGCGCCGTGAAGGCGCAGGTCAACGCTGCGAAGCTGCAGCGCGAGCAGGCCCGGCGCCGGATCGACGCGTTCGAGACACAGGTGCGGGCACAGGTAGCGCAGGCCTGGTACGGCTACGAAGCGGCTACACGGGCCATCGAGGCGTCGCGCCGGCAGGTCGAGGCCGCTGAAATCGCCTATGAAGGCGCGAAGGAAGAGCTGGCCGTCGGCGTACGCACGACGCTGGACGTGCTGGACCAAGAACAGCAGCTGTTCGAGGCCCGGCTGGCGCTGGTGGGCGCGGAACGGGACGCCTACGTGGCAGCACACCAGCTGTTGCGGGCAACCGGCGGACTCGACACCATCGGCTGA
- a CDS encoding protein-L-isoaspartate O-methyltransferase has translation MDYDQAREIMVDSQIRPNDVTNPEIVSAFLRTPREVFVPNSRKGVAYSELEIATSPGRALWTPRDTAKLIKLAGIRPSDVVLVVGAGAGYEAALISHLADTVIALEETAALVDAMAQRFADVGIDRAAPVEGALDKGLPEQAPFDVIYVAGMIETMPGAWAGQLREGGRLAVVMAEEGGIGRGKVFTKAGTTLAAREGFDACPPRFSAFDRKPSFSF, from the coding sequence ATGGATTACGATCAGGCCCGTGAGATCATGGTGGACAGCCAGATCCGCCCGAACGACGTGACAAATCCGGAGATCGTGAGCGCCTTCCTGCGCACGCCGCGTGAAGTGTTCGTGCCCAATTCGCGCAAGGGCGTGGCCTATTCCGAACTGGAGATCGCCACCTCGCCGGGCCGGGCGCTGTGGACGCCGCGCGATACCGCGAAACTGATCAAGCTGGCAGGGATCCGGCCGAGCGATGTGGTGCTCGTGGTCGGCGCCGGGGCGGGCTACGAGGCGGCGTTGATCAGCCATCTCGCCGACACCGTGATTGCGCTGGAAGAGACCGCCGCGCTGGTCGACGCGATGGCCCAGCGGTTTGCCGATGTGGGCATTGACCGCGCCGCGCCTGTGGAGGGCGCGCTGGACAAGGGCCTGCCGGAACAGGCGCCGTTCGACGTGATTTACGTGGCCGGCATGATCGAGACGATGCCGGGGGCCTGGGCCGGCCAGCTGCGCGAAGGCGGGCGGCTGGCGGTCGTGATGGCTGAAGAGGGCGGAATCGGCCGCGGCAAGGTGTTCACCAAGGCCGGAACCACCCTGGCGGCCCGGGAAGGCTTTGACGCCTGCCCGCCGCGTTTTTCGGCCTTTGACCGGAAACCTAGCTTTAGCTTCTGA